The Methylomonas rhizoryzae genome includes the window AAGGCGGCGCAGAGACGCTTACAGCCGTTTGCGTTTGCTCGATTTCCGCGTCCTTTGGGGGTGGGGGCGGCGTATCCAAGGCATCGCCGGATTCCGGTTTGCCCTTATTATCCGCAACGACTTCGAATAGTACATAAGCCACAAAAATGGTAGTCGCAACAAAAAGCAGTTCTGCCATAACCTCTCCCCTTGGTTGTTTTAGTTTTAAGAATAATGAGATAGCAATAAGGTATATCAAATTCGAATATACCAGACCCTATAAACGCGGTAAACCGCAAACCCTAAATTAACCGGTTTATCTCGAGTTTGTAGCCCGATTATTCGTCGGTCGTGTCCGCGTTTTCGGATTGACTTTTCGGCACCTGATTTTTTTGCGAATTCAATAAGATGGACAAGGCCACTTGTTGCCCGTCGAGTAAGTTGCGTTCCGGGCGGCCGAAGGCGTAGCCTTGCCCGAGGTTGACGCCAAACTCTTTTAACTTGAGGGCAATATTCGGAGTTTCGACAAATTCGGCGATAGTTCTTTTGCCGAGTTTTCCGGCAATTTCGACCATGGATTTGACCAAGATTTGGTCTGTTTCGTTATGGTCCAAATTTCTGACAAACTGGCCGTCAATTTTCACGAAATCGACCGGGAAAAACTTCAAATAATTAAACGAGCAAAACCCGGCACCGAAATCGTCCAGCGCAAATTTACAACCTAACTCCCTTATTTTGTTGATCATATCGCGCGTGCGTTCGAAATTGTCGACCGCTGCGGTTTCGGTGATTTCGAAGGTCAGGCGGCCGGCGTCCACCCAGGTTAATTCCAGCTTATCGCGTATCACTTGCAACAAATCCGGGTATTCGAACGCCGTACCCGACAAATTGATCGCTAGCGACACGCGGGAAAGATAGGGCGGCAGCGAGGCTAGAAAATCGATGGCGTGTTCGACCACCCATAAATCGAGGGCGTGGATTAAACCCATACGCTCCGCAACCGGAATGAACTGATCGGGCGTGATAATTTGGCCGTCTTCGCCGCGCATTCTCAACAGCACTTCGTAGTGGGAAATATCGCCGTTATTCAGCTGCACGACCGGTTGGAACACCAAAAACAAGTCGTTATCCCGCATGGCTTTGCGAATGATGGGCACCCAGTAGATGTCGCGGCGGCGTTCTTTGACCGACTGATCTTCGTGGTTATAAATTCTAATTTTGTCCCGGCCGCTGATTTTTGCGAATTTGCAGGCCTGGCGCGCGTGCAAGATCATTTCGCCGGGATGTTGGGCGGGATTGGCGGTATCGAGCGAGGCAACACCTATGGAGACGCTGACGCTGTAGCAGATTTCGCCGGTAAAAAATCGAAAATTCTCCACCGTCGCGCGTATGGTTTCCGCCAGCACATAGGCTTGTTTTTGCGCTTTGTTTTCCAGGAACAGGCAAAACTCGTCCGCGCCTATCCTGGCGAACAAGCTGTTCGCCGGAATCAATTTACGAATCAGTATGGTCAGTTCCACAAGTAAGCGGTCACCGACATCGAAACCCTCCAGCTCGTTGATTAAACTGAAGCGATCGATGTCGATAAACAGCAATGACCCCTCTTTTTTCATCTTGTTGCTGAGGTTCATAATCAGCTTCAGCTGGCGCTCGAAACTGCTACGATTGAATAAGCCGGTCAATTCGTCGTGAGCGACCAGAAACTTTAATTTGGCCTCGATCACACTTTTGGATGCCAGTTCGTTAATCAACTGTTCTTCTTGTTGATGGCGTAATAAACGTTCCTGCTTTAACCGCAGCAAAAAATTGACCGCCAATATCAGCGTGTTGGTATCCAGAGGCAGCTTGAGCTGGTAGGTCAGACATTGGTCTCCGGCGGAATGACTAGCAGGCCGCGTCGTAAAATTGCCGGAGTTCTGCCCCATAATAACGAACGGAATGAAACAACCGTCGCCTATCCCGGATAAGCTTTGATGCACTTCCTGCCAAACGCAGCCGGGCAACAGCTCGTTCAGAATAATCAAACCGATTCTGTCCGGCTGATCGTGAAATGGCCTGAGAATGTCGTAGATAGAACCGCCGTTCGCGGCTTGGCGGACGTCGCTAAATCCGTTTTGCTGCAAAGAAACGATGATCTGCTGCGCGGCGGTTTTGTCGTGCTCGGCAACGATGACGAGTTTTTCTTTCAAAGAGTCGCAAACAGTCATATACCATCCAGGTATGTTGGGTTATAAAAGGAGGCGGCGCTAAATCAAAAGCGTAATGTAATTAATTGCTTACGCTAGACTTGTATTTCTGCGGATAAAAGATAAGCTAAAAGTGTGTCCGCCCCCCATAACTCAAGGCTAAGGCCAGTATAGGCGCAATTTTCGCATTTGTAATTTGTTAATGACAATTTTTACTCAAACGCTGAAGGCAGAAGATTTATTACGAGGCGATCTAAAGTTAGCGTCGCCGCCTACCGTTTATCTGGCATTAACCAAAGTTATCGAAGACCCAAACAAATCCAATCGCGATGCTGCCGCAGTCATAGAAAGCGATGCCGGCTTGGCAATGCGTTTGCTTAAAATCGTCAATAGTGCTTATTTCGGCTTTCCTGCCAAAGTCAGCTCGCTACCGCTCGCGGTTTCTCTGATCGGGGTTAGAGAACTGCAAAATTTGGTGCTGGCGACTTTGGTGATCGAGCGATTTTCCGAGTTACCCGGCCAGCAGTTTTCCATACACGACTTTTGGGCCAGAAATTTGCGTTGCGCGCTCGCCGCACGGCATTTGGATGTTTTGTCGGGCAAAAAATATGCGGATACCGCTTTTTTATGCGGCTTGGTGCATAACATCGGTCAGTTGGTTATGTACAGGCGCATACCGGTGCTGGCCAGAGAAGTAGACCTGCTATTGCGCGCACAAACTTCGCCCGACATCGACGAAGCAACGATAGAGACACAGATCATCGGTTTCGATAGGTACCAAGTCGGCGCCGCCTTATCGACCATGTGGAAGTTACCGCCGATAGTGACTGATTCGATACGTTTGCATCGGTTTCCCGATTTTACCGGCGAGCATGCGCAGATAGCGGCATTGGTGAGATTAGCCAATCAACTGAGCAAAGTGGATATGCCGGCACTTTCCGCGGCGATCGACGGGGTGGATTTAGGCGTGGAACAGATTAGCGCCGTGCTCGACCGCGTTCACGAGGAGTTTGCAACCTTATTCGATTTGTTTTATCCGCCGACGTAACGTCGAGAAATAACCGGCTCGATAATACTTTTGGAGCGACGAGTTCCCGATAAACACGATTCCGCGAGAAGGCAATGCACATGACGCCGCTCGGAAGAACATACAGCAACGAAACTGCTTTTAACCACCGAGTTTGTGATAATGACCCGCCGTCGGCTATGAGCCGATATCATCCCTTGAATATCGATGCAGAGAATTTATTATCACTATGCGGCGTTAGCCGGTTTTTTCGGTTTGTTTTTTTTGCTGATGGCCTGGCCGACCTTGTTAGCGCCGAACACCGGTTTACCCAAGGCGTTGCTGTTGATCGTCAGTGTCGGGCCATTGTTGTTACCGTTCAAAGGCTTTTTAAAGGGGCGCTTGAAAAGTTGCACCTGGATGAGCTATCTGAGCCTTCCATATCTGCTACACGGCATTACCGAGGCTTATGCCGATCCCATTCAAAGGCCGTTTGCATTAACCGAAGCGATATTCAGCTTGCTGCTTTGTTTCGGCGCAGGGTGCTACGTTTATACGGCGGAAAAGCGTTAAATTTCATGCCCGAACAACTGATAGTGCAATTCGAATATCGGAGCGACCGAACGTTTGCCGGCTATTACCCGGGGGCAAACGCCGAAGTGCTAAGGCATTTGCAACGCACGGCCATAGGCGAAGGCGAACAACAAATTTTTTTGTGGGGTAGCCGCGGCGGCGGGAAAAGCCATTTGTTGCAAGCATGCTGCCAATTCGCCAAGGCGCAAGGCAAGGATACGTTTTATCTGGATCTTTCCGTCCAAAGTCTGCCAAATCCTAACATCTTGGACGGTTTGGAGCACGCCGAGTTGGTATGTCTGGACGACATCCATAAAATTGCCGGCCAGCCTGATTGGGAACTGGCCCTTTTTCGGTTTTACAACGCGCACAGACAAAACGATAACCGTCTCATTCTATCGGCCGAAAGCCCACCTAAATACCTGGCTCTGCAATTACCCGATTTAAAAACGCGCATGGCTTGGGGATTGACGCTGAAAATCCAAGACATGGACGACGTCCAATTGAGCGAAGCGTTGCGTTTCAAAGCGAGGTACTTAGGGTTTGATATGCCGACTAAAGTAGCGCGGTTTTTAATCGCGCGTTATGTACACGATTTAACGGCGTTGTGGCAAGTATTGGCGCATATTGACAAAGCGACCCTATCGGCACACCGCAAACTAACCATTCCGTTTTTGAAACAAATCCTGGCGGACAAGCTTTGAGTGCGAATATTTTGATAGTCGGTGCCGGGGCGATAGGCGGATTTTACGGCGCATTATTGGCAAAAGCGGGGTGTAAAGTATCGGTAGTCTGCCGCTCGGATTACCGAATAGTCTCGACGCAAGGTATCGAAATCGACAGTTTCTCGCTCGGGCGTTGGACTTTCCGTCCCAGCCAAGTGCTACAACATAGTCGGGAATACAAAGGAGACCCGGATTTTCTGATCTTATGCTGCAAAGTCGTGCCTAGCGTAGACCGGGCGGCATTACTACAAGGTGCGGTTGCCAATAAAACCGCGCTCGTGTTGTTGCAAAACGGCGTGGAAATCGAGTGGGAGCTGCAGCAAGCCTTCCCCGACAACGAATTGATCAGCGGCTTGGCGTTCGTTTGTTGCAATCGCACAGCGCCCGGCAAAATCGAGCATTTGGCTTACGGCCGCTTGGCCTTGGGAAGTTTTCCCGCCGGCCTCAGCCCGGCTACCGAACGCCTGAAAAATATGTTTAACCTAGCTGGCATGGAATGCGTCAGCAGCAACAATATCGTGGCCGACCGCTGGCAAAAGTGCGTATGGAATGCGCCTTTTAATCCGCTATCGGTTTTGTCCGGCGGTTTATCGACTGCCGAGATCCTGGCAATGCAAGAGGCTTTAGTCAGGCGCATCATGCAAGAAGTTTGTGGCTTGGCAGAGGCGTTAGGCTATCCGATGCCGGAACACTGCGTCGAATACAACATCGAGAAGACCCGCCGCATGCCGCCGTACAAAACCAGCATGTTATTGGACTTCGAGCGCGGACAGCCGATGGAAACGGAAGCCATATTGGGCAATGCGGTGCGTGCGGCCAAACGCCGCAATATCGCTTGCCCAAGTTTGCAAACCCTATATGAATTAATGTGTTTGCGCGAGCAGGGGCAACATAAAATCAAAACATAAAATTCTTGCAATAGAATTGACATTCTGTTTTTTTTGATTTTCTAGTAGAATGGGCGGATTTCTCATTGACACTGTTCGTGCAGAAAACTTCGGCAATAGTGCCAAGAGTAAAAACGTTTTCATCTCCATCAAGAGTATAACCATGACTGATCTATCGCTATATAGAAACATCGGCATCTTCGCGCACGTCGATGCCGGTAAGACCACCACTACCGAACGGATTTTGAAGCTGACCGGAAAAATCCATAAAATCGGCGAAGTACACGATGGTGCGGCGACGACAGATTTCATGGTGCAAGAACAAGAACGCGGCATCACCATTCAATCGGCGGCGACAACCTGCATGTGGGCGGGCAGTACCAATCAATTTCAACCGCACCGCTTCAACATCATCGATACTCCGGGACACGTAGACTTTACCATCGAAGTATATCGTTCATTGAAAGTACTGGACGGCGGTATCGGCGTATTCTGCGGTTCCGGCGGCGTTGAGCCGCAATCGGAAACCAACTGGCGCTATGCCAACGATTCTAAAGTCTCCCGCGTCATCTACGTCAACAAACTGGACCGGCTGGGTGCCGACTTCTACCGCGTCGTCAAACAGGTCGAAGACGTATTGGGTGCGAAGCCGGTCGTAATGACCCTGCCTATCGGCACCGAAGAAAACTTTGTCGGCGTCATCGATTTGCTGACTCGCAAAGCCTGGATCTGGGACAACTCCGGCGACCCGTTGAAATACGAAATTCAAGACGTGCCGGCCGACATGGCAGAGCAAGTCGAGGAATGGCGCGCTAAACTGATCGACCAAGTCGCCGATCAAGACGACGATATTATGGAAAAATATCTGGAAGGCGAAGAGCCGACCATCGAAGAAATTAAAAAATGTATCCGCAAGGGGACCATCGCGATGGACTTCTTCCCGACCTTCTGCGGCTCTTCCTTCAAAAACAAAGGCGTGCAATTGGTATTGGACGGCGTTATCGAATACTTGCCGAATCCTACCGAGGTCAATCCGCAACCGGAAACTGACATTGAAGGCGTACCAACCGGCGAACACGCCATTGTCGACCCTAACCGCCCATTCCGCGGCCTGGTGTTCAAAATCATGGACGACCGCTTTGGCGCGCTGAACTTCGTCCGGGTTTACTCCGGTAAATTGAAAAAAGGCGATACCGTATTGAATACCTATACCGGCAAAACCGAACGGATAGGCCGAATGGTGGAAATGCACGCCGACGACCGTAACGAAATAGAAACCGCGCAAGCCGGCGACATCATCGCGTTGATCGGTTTGAAAAACGTACAAACCGGCCACACTCTGTGCGACCCGGACAAGCCCGCCACATTGGAGCCTATGGTATTCCCGGATCCCGTCATCTCGATCGCGATTTCGCCGAAAGATAAGGGAAGCAACGAGAAAATGGGCATCGCAATCGGCAAAATGGTGGCGGAAGACCCGTCTTTCCGCGTCGAAACCGACCAAGAATCCGGTGAGACCATCATCAAAGGCATGGGCGAGTTGCACCTGGACATTAAAGTGGACATCCTGAAACGGACCCACGGCGTTGAGGTTAACGTCGGCAAACCGCAAGTCGCCTACCGCGAAACCATTACCCAGCGCATCGAAGACGAATACGTCCATAAAAAACAATCCGGCGGTTCCGGCCAGTACGCGAAAATCAACTACATTATCGAACCGAGCGAGCCGGGTAGCGGCTTCCAGTTTGAGTCATCCGTGGTCGGCGGTAACGTCCCGCGCGAGTTTTGGCCTGCTGTCGAGAAAGGATTTAAAGCCAGCATTGATAAAGGCGTGTTAGCCGGCTTCCCTTGCGTGGATTTCAAAGTCAATTTGACCGACGGTGCATTCCACGCGGTCGACTCGTCGGCTATCGCCTTCGAAATCGCTGCCCGCGCCGCTTACCGTCAAACGGTTCCTAAAGCGTCTCCACAGTTGTTGGAGCCGATTATGAAAGTGGACGTGTTCACCCCGGAAGCTCACGTGGGTGACGTGATCGGCGACTTGAACCGCCGGCGCGGCATGATTAAATCTCAGGATCCGGGCGTGACCGGCGTACGCATCAAAGCGGACGTGCCTCTGAGCGATATGTTCGGTTACATCGGCGATTTGCGCACGATGACCTCCGGACGCGGCCAGTTCTCGATGGAGTTTTCGCACTACACGCCTTGCCCGAAAAACGTGGCGGATGAAGTGATCAAGGAAGTGAAGGAACGCGAAAAGAATAAATAGCGGCCTGCACGGCAGTCGATAGCAGTCGCTATCGGTTGCCGTATTCAGGTCTTATCAGGCCAGCATCGGACTGCCAGCCGGCAGTCTTGTTATCAACCCCGTTTCCGCGCATAGCGGAAGTCCGTTCATTATCTAACCTTGGAAGGATATTATGGCTTTTGTAGTTACCGAAAACTGTATCAAATGCAAATTCACCGATTGCGTCGACGTGTGTCCGGTCGATTGTTTTCACGAAGGGCCGAATTTTTTGGTTATCGACCCTGATGAATGTATCGACTGCACCTTGTGCGAGCCAGAATGCCCTGCGAATGCAATCCATTCAGAAGACGACTTAGCTGACGATCAAGCACATTTTGCCGGCCTGAACGCCGAATTGTCCAAAACTTGGCCGTCGATTACCGAGGTGAAAGACGCCTTACCCGATGCCGAAGAATGGAACGGAAAACCGGGCAAATTCGCATTATTGGAAAAATAAGCTTGGAAAGCCGCTAAGCGCTTAGCGGATAACACAAATATTATAATTTTGCACCGCCATAAGGGTGGCCGGCGACGGTCGTTTACCAACGTATCGGGCTGTCGGCTTCACCCAATCGGGGCGGGAATTCTCTGACGATTTCAACCGTCGTCCCCCTGCGCCTATCCGCAACCCGCCTGTCTTGGCCGAAAACGTTTTTGAATGTCGGCCGGTTTTGCCGCACATCGTTATGCCAACTGCGGTAATAATACGGCCGAATGACGGTGAACTTGCCCTTGAAGCGATTGCCCCTTAATTTCTTAATTGCCCTGGCGGCCGCGCTGTCCGGCAGAACGTTGATCAAGCCGTGGCATTCTAAATTGCCGGTTTTCGGATCGTGTAATACCAGTACTCTGGCGCCGATAATTCTGCCGGCTTTTTTAAACAGCCCGCCTTTTAAAGCCGGTTCGATGAAATCCACAAGCTCCCGCGGATGGCTATCCATGGGAATTTTCCGCAAGAAAATGACCATTAGTATGTCGGTAGTTTAAACAAGCACTAAATAACCCCAAATTCCACGACGGGAGATACCCAATAATGAATATCATGCCCGGTAAATTGGCTTTTCAATTTTTCAATTAACGCCGAAATCACCTGTCGGGTTGCATAAAGCTGATAACGCTTGGACTGGTGTTCCGGACCGTCTAATTCGGTCATAAACCGGATAATATTATACTCTTGCCCAACCGGTTCTACGCTGGCTTCTTGCTTGTATTCCAATTCGAAATTAACTAAACATTCGGCAACAGCCAATTCTATTAACGACGGTACGACAAAAGTAACTTGATATTGTTGGTGATGTAAAGCGTTATAGAAATCGTCTTCGGTATTGAATCTATCGGAGACGTTTTTGATGACTTGCAAATTCTTACCGCGCCGCCGATCGCCGTGGCGTTTTTCGATAAAATCGCTGTTAGTTTGAGCGAGTTGTTGCCGCGGATCGTTATCCCAACTGCGGTGAAAATACGGGCGAACCAGCACATATCTGCCGTTTAAGCGTTTGTTGCGCAACATGTTTATCGCCTTGCCGACCGCCCATTCCGAATCTAAAGTCACCAAACCGTGATATTCGATAGAATCGTAACGAATATCTCGCAATGCCAATATTTCTATATTCAGTATGCGGCTGGGTTTTTTAAAGAAACCGTTATATAGTGCAGGTCTAACAAATTCGGAAATCTCAACGTGTCTCGTATTAGCGGGTATACGGCGTAAAAAAAGATTCATATTGCGACGCTTTTAATAAAAATTCGGTTATTAGAGTAGCAGCTTACGCGGAGTTTTGCTCGCCGCTCATGCCTGATGCCCGCAATAACAGAACAAGCTGCAGCCATGCTACCCCAAAACCTAGCCGCTTTTATAGTCTAAGGCGAAATCAATAGCCATTGCCGCCAAGACGGAAACGCCAAAATTCTGCTGCAGGCGGTTTGACCGGCCCAATGATGCTAAAGCGTGCCGTGCTCCAAGACCGGAACTATCCAGTAATGAAATCCGGTGCCGGAAAATTCCGTTTTGATTTTGCTTAATACAGGCGCTAGTAGCTGCTTGTCGATATACATCTGGAAGCCCACTTTGCGTTGCCGGCCGGTCACTTGTTCGGCTACCGATAGGCCCTCGTTTCGATGGTCGTGGGCATAAACCGGAAAACTGGAGAAACCTTGCGCGGTTTCGAAAGTCAGCAAGCAATCGACCATGGCTTCTTCCAAGGTCGGGGCAACGTGGATGGTCACTAAAAAAGCGTCGTGCATCATGCGGCGGACTCCCGGCCGTGGCCGAATAGCGAATACAAAATAGGCAACAAAATCAGCGTCAACAAGGTAGACGAAACAAGCCCGCCGGTTACGACGATAGCCAGCGGCTTTTGAATTTCCGACCCCGGCCCGGAGGCAAACAACAAGGGGATCAAGCCGAAAGCGGCGATACTGGCGGTCATCAGCACCGGGCGTAAGCGCCGGGCGGAGCCAACCATGACGACCCGCGCAATCGGCATGCCGGCGGCATGCAGTTGATTAAAGTAACTGAGCATGACTACGCCGTTTAGTACTGCAATGCCGAGCAGCGCAATAAATCCCACCGATGCAGGTACCGACAAATATTCGCCGGAAAGCCATAAAGCGAACACTCCGCCTATCATAGCTAACGGAATGTTGGACAACACCAATACCGCTTGCCGTACCGAGCCGAAGGTGGAAAACAACAGCAGGAAAATTAAACCTAACGATACCGGTATCACCAGAGCCAAACGGGCCGCAGCCCGTTGCTGATTTTCGAACTGACCGCCGAATTCCACTCGGTAACCCGGCGGTAATTGAATGGACTCGGCAACCCGCTTGCGCACTTCGTCGACAAATCCCACCAAATCGCGGCCTTCCACATTGCTGCGCACCACTACAAAGCGCTGACCTTTTTCCCGGCCTATCGATACCACGCCTTCGACTTCGCGGATATCCGCCGCGGCGGTAATCGGTATATGGCCGCCGTCCGGCAAAGTCAGTTGCAGATTGGCAAAGCCGGCGGTATCGGCGCTACCGCGCAGTAGCAAGGGGGTGCGTTTGACACCTTCTTGTACGATGCCCAGCTGCGTGCCTTCGATTTGGGCGCGCAACATGTTTTCTATCCGGTCGCTGTCCAAACCGAAGCGTCCGGCTGCATCCCGCTTGATGTTCAATTGCAGAAACTGCATGCCTTCGTTTTTGCGCATAAATACGTCGCTGGAACCTGGGATGCCGCGCAGCAGCGTTTCGATTTGTTCGCCTAGGCTGTTTAAAGTGCTGAGATCGGTGCCGAACACTTTGACTGCCAGATCGCCGCGGGTACCGGTCAACATTTCCGACACCCGCATTTCGATAGGCTGGGTGAAGCCGTAGGCGATACCCGGGGTGTGCGGCATGATGCTGCGAATATTCTCGATCAACTGGCTTTTGTCTTCGCTACGCCATTGTTCTTTTGGTTTCAATATCAAAAACATATCGGTTTCGTTCAAACTCATGGGATCTAGTCCCAATTCGTCGGCACCGACCCTGGACACTACGGTTTTGACTTCCGGTACGTGTGCCAGAATGTTTTTTTGTACCAACCCGTCCAACTTGACCGAGTCTTGCAGGCTGATGGACGGCAGCTTTTCCAGCTGAACCACGATCTCCCCTTCGTCCATGGTCGGCATAAACGTACTGCCGATTTGGCCGAAGACTAGGATGGTGGCCGCGAACAGCGCACCGGCGGCAACGAATATTTTGGTTGTATGCGCCAAGCACCAAACCAAAACCGGCTGATAAAGGCGTAGCAATTGGCGCGGCAACCAAGGTTCTTCGTGCGAAACGTCCCTTAATAAAAAAGACGCCAGCACCGGTATCACGGTAAGCGACAACAGCAGCGAACCGGACAAAGCAAACACGATGGTCGCAGCTACCGGTCCGAACAACTTGCCTTCCAGCCCCTGTAAGGTCAAAAGCGGCAAGAATACGATGACGATGATCAGAATGCCGGAAGTGACCGGCACCGCGACTTCGCGGGTCGCCCGATAAATCATGTGCAACCGCGGCAAGCGTTCAGCTTTTTGGTGGTCGGCCAGCTGGGTGATGATGTTTTCCACCACCACTACCGCACCGTCGACCAGCATGCCTATCGCAATCGCCAATCCGCCCAAACTCATCAAATTGGCCGACATGCCGAAGGCCTGCATCAACATAAAAGTGATCATGGCAGCCATGGGCAAGGCTAGCGCTACGGTTAGGGCCGCGCGCAGTTCGCCTAAAAACAAAATTAACAATACGATCACCAAGGCAATGGCTTCGAACAAGGCGCTG containing:
- a CDS encoding DUF3240 family protein; the protein is MALRDIRYDSIEYHGLVTLDSEWAVGKAINMLRNKRLNGRYVLVRPYFHRSWDNDPRQQLAQTNSDFIEKRHGDRRRGKNLQVIKNVSDRFNTEDDFYNALHHQQYQVTFVVPSLIELAVAECLVNFELEYKQEASVEPVGQEYNIIRFMTELDGPEHQSKRYQLYATRQVISALIEKLKSQFTGHDIHYWVSPVVEFGVI
- a CDS encoding GGDEF and EAL domain-containing protein codes for the protein MTVCDSLKEKLVIVAEHDKTAAQQIIVSLQQNGFSDVRQAANGGSIYDILRPFHDQPDRIGLIILNELLPGCVWQEVHQSLSGIGDGCFIPFVIMGQNSGNFTTRPASHSAGDQCLTYQLKLPLDTNTLILAVNFLLRLKQERLLRHQQEEQLINELASKSVIEAKLKFLVAHDELTGLFNRSSFERQLKLIMNLSNKMKKEGSLLFIDIDRFSLINELEGFDVGDRLLVELTILIRKLIPANSLFARIGADEFCLFLENKAQKQAYVLAETIRATVENFRFFTGEICYSVSVSIGVASLDTANPAQHPGEMILHARQACKFAKISGRDKIRIYNHEDQSVKERRRDIYWVPIIRKAMRDNDLFLVFQPVVQLNNGDISHYEVLLRMRGEDGQIITPDQFIPVAERMGLIHALDLWVVEHAIDFLASLPPYLSRVSLAINLSGTAFEYPDLLQVIRDKLELTWVDAGRLTFEITETAAVDNFERTRDMINKIRELGCKFALDDFGAGFCSFNYLKFFPVDFVKIDGQFVRNLDHNETDQILVKSMVEIAGKLGKRTIAEFVETPNIALKLKEFGVNLGQGYAFGRPERNLLDGQQVALSILLNSQKNQVPKSQSENADTTDE
- a CDS encoding DUF2069 domain-containing protein; translation: MQRIYYHYAALAGFFGLFFLLMAWPTLLAPNTGLPKALLLIVSVGPLLLPFKGFLKGRLKSCTWMSYLSLPYLLHGITEAYADPIQRPFALTEAIFSLLLCFGAGCYVYTAEKR
- a CDS encoding RNA-binding protein, which translates into the protein MDSHPRELVDFIEPALKGGLFKKAGRIIGARVLVLHDPKTGNLECHGLINVLPDSAAARAIKKLRGNRFKGKFTVIRPYYYRSWHNDVRQNRPTFKNVFGQDRRVADRRRGTTVEIVREFPPRLGEADSPIRW
- the fdxA gene encoding ferredoxin FdxA, which codes for MAFVVTENCIKCKFTDCVDVCPVDCFHEGPNFLVIDPDECIDCTLCEPECPANAIHSEDDLADDQAHFAGLNAELSKTWPSITEVKDALPDAEEWNGKPGKFALLEK
- a CDS encoding DUF3240 family protein translates to MMHDAFLVTIHVAPTLEEAMVDCLLTFETAQGFSSFPVYAHDHRNEGLSVAEQVTGRQRKVGFQMYIDKQLLAPVLSKIKTEFSGTGFHYWIVPVLEHGTL
- the fusA gene encoding elongation factor G encodes the protein MTDLSLYRNIGIFAHVDAGKTTTTERILKLTGKIHKIGEVHDGAATTDFMVQEQERGITIQSAATTCMWAGSTNQFQPHRFNIIDTPGHVDFTIEVYRSLKVLDGGIGVFCGSGGVEPQSETNWRYANDSKVSRVIYVNKLDRLGADFYRVVKQVEDVLGAKPVVMTLPIGTEENFVGVIDLLTRKAWIWDNSGDPLKYEIQDVPADMAEQVEEWRAKLIDQVADQDDDIMEKYLEGEEPTIEEIKKCIRKGTIAMDFFPTFCGSSFKNKGVQLVLDGVIEYLPNPTEVNPQPETDIEGVPTGEHAIVDPNRPFRGLVFKIMDDRFGALNFVRVYSGKLKKGDTVLNTYTGKTERIGRMVEMHADDRNEIETAQAGDIIALIGLKNVQTGHTLCDPDKPATLEPMVFPDPVISIAISPKDKGSNEKMGIAIGKMVAEDPSFRVETDQESGETIIKGMGELHLDIKVDILKRTHGVEVNVGKPQVAYRETITQRIEDEYVHKKQSGGSGQYAKINYIIEPSEPGSGFQFESSVVGGNVPREFWPAVEKGFKASIDKGVLAGFPCVDFKVNLTDGAFHAVDSSAIAFEIAARAAYRQTVPKASPQLLEPIMKVDVFTPEAHVGDVIGDLNRRRGMIKSQDPGVTGVRIKADVPLSDMFGYIGDLRTMTSGRGQFSMEFSHYTPCPKNVADEVIKEVKEREKNK
- a CDS encoding HDOD domain-containing protein, which gives rise to MTIFTQTLKAEDLLRGDLKLASPPTVYLALTKVIEDPNKSNRDAAAVIESDAGLAMRLLKIVNSAYFGFPAKVSSLPLAVSLIGVRELQNLVLATLVIERFSELPGQQFSIHDFWARNLRCALAARHLDVLSGKKYADTAFLCGLVHNIGQLVMYRRIPVLAREVDLLLRAQTSPDIDEATIETQIIGFDRYQVGAALSTMWKLPPIVTDSIRLHRFPDFTGEHAQIAALVRLANQLSKVDMPALSAAIDGVDLGVEQISAVLDRVHEEFATLFDLFYPPT
- a CDS encoding ketopantoate reductase family protein, with product MSANILIVGAGAIGGFYGALLAKAGCKVSVVCRSDYRIVSTQGIEIDSFSLGRWTFRPSQVLQHSREYKGDPDFLILCCKVVPSVDRAALLQGAVANKTALVLLQNGVEIEWELQQAFPDNELISGLAFVCCNRTAPGKIEHLAYGRLALGSFPAGLSPATERLKNMFNLAGMECVSSNNIVADRWQKCVWNAPFNPLSVLSGGLSTAEILAMQEALVRRIMQEVCGLAEALGYPMPEHCVEYNIEKTRRMPPYKTSMLLDFERGQPMETEAILGNAVRAAKRRNIACPSLQTLYELMCLREQGQHKIKT
- the hda gene encoding DnaA regulatory inactivator Hda, which codes for MPEQLIVQFEYRSDRTFAGYYPGANAEVLRHLQRTAIGEGEQQIFLWGSRGGGKSHLLQACCQFAKAQGKDTFYLDLSVQSLPNPNILDGLEHAELVCLDDIHKIAGQPDWELALFRFYNAHRQNDNRLILSAESPPKYLALQLPDLKTRMAWGLTLKIQDMDDVQLSEALRFKARYLGFDMPTKVARFLIARYVHDLTALWQVLAHIDKATLSAHRKLTIPFLKQILADKL